The stretch of DNA CGCCGGACGCAGCGAGAGCGCCGCACGCATCACCGAGTCGGCGTGAAAATGGTGCAGCATATGTCCGGCTCCCGGCAGGAGGTCGAACGTGGCCGACGGGATCAGGCGGGCCGCGCGCCGGCCATGGATGAACGTGTTCACGACGAGATCGGCGCTGCCGCACACGAAACGTACCGGTGCATGCGCTGTCGGATAGGACAGAACGCTGCGGGTGAGTGCCGGCCAGAGCCATCCGGCATCCTCGCCATCCGCGGTGATCTGCGCGGGCCGCGCAGCGAGGTCGAAGGGGAACTGGCGGGCGAAGGTGTCCGGTATCGGCTTGGGGAAGAAAATCGCGTTCCAGAGCAGCGGAAGCAGCGCCCTGTCGCTTCCGGCGCTCAGGAGCTTGGACAGGAGATCGCCGCCGAACGGCAGCGCGCGGGGGCCGAACAGCACGTGCTCCAGGCGGGGTTCGGGGAAGCAGATCGGGGCGAGGGCGACGACGCCGGAAATTTCCTCGGGGTGCAGCATCCCGTAGGCGAGGGCGACCGCCGCACCGAACGAGTGACCGACAATCACCGGACGGTGCACATCCAGGCGCTGCACCGCGTCCCGGATCCGGGCGGCCTGATCCCAAAGATCGGCGGCGCGCCCGCGAGGGCGCAGGCTGAAGCCGTGGCCCGGACGGTCGACCGCGATAACCCGGAAATGCTCCGCCAGCGCCGGCACCGGCCCGAGCCACATGTCCTCCAGGCACATCAGCGTGCCGTGGATCGCCACGAGATCGGGGCCGCGCCCGGTTTCCGCGTAGGCGACGGTCCGGTCCTCGGAGAGCTGGATGATCCGGCGCGGGACGATACGCGGATCGCGTTGCACGTCCGGCGCAGGCCCGCCCGGAGCGGGCAGAGTGTCCATCACGAAGGTCGACTACAGGGGCCGCCGGCGGCCGGGCGCGGTCTTGAGAACGGCGAACGCGGTGGCTGCGCCGATGCCGACGAGGCCGGCCACCGCCGCAAGCGGATGCAGCGTCGCCCGGGTGTACGCGCTGGTGCGCATGACGGGGAGGGGCGGGTCGCCGCGCATCTCGCCCGCCGGCACCGGCGCGTGCAGTGCCCCATCCGGATTGCGCGGGGCGCTCGCGCGCTTCTGGAGCGCGATGATCGCCGGGGCGAGATTGTCGTAGGCGCCGGGCGCGAACTCCTTGCCGGCCGTGAAGACCTTGCCGGCGCCGCCCACGAAGATGTCGCGCTGGGGGTGCACGGCCGCGTGCAGGATGGCGTTCGCCACCTCATCAGGTGGGTAGATCGGCGGCGGCAGGCTCGGCTCGCGGTCCATGTAGTTGCGCGCGCGCTGGGGCAGGGGGGTATCGATCGAGGCCGGCTTGATCAGCGTGACCGAGACCGGGGCCTTCTCGTACATCAGCTCCATGCGCAACGCGTCGGTGAAGCCCTTCACCGCGTGCTTCGAGGCCGCGTACATACCCTGGAACGGGAAGGCGAGGTCCGAGGCTATGCTGCCGACGTTGATGAGCGCGCCGCCATGCTGGCGCAGGTGCTCGGTCGCCACCAGCGACCCGTAGACCGTGCCCCAGAAGTTGGTCTGGATCAGCCGCTGATGGTCGGCGTCGCTGATCTCGCGCAGCCGGCCGTAGATCGAGCCGCCCGCGACGTTCACCCAGGTGTCGAAGCCGCCGAAGGTGGCCTCCGCGCGGTCGGCGACCGCCTGGACGTCCGCGCGGCGACCGACATCGGCGACCACGTCGATCGCCTTGCCGCCGATCCCCTCGATCTCCGCGCGGATCCGCGCCAGGGCATCGCCGCTGCGCGCCGCCATGACGACGCGGGCGCCGCGCTCGGCCGCCATCCGCGCCGTGGCCAGCCCGATGCCCGACGATGCGCCGGTGATCACGATGACCTGCTCGCGGAGCGGCTTGTGCTTCATGAAACGTCCCCGATGTCGCGATGTGCGGCTGCCGTCCGCAAGGAGCGGGGCCACACACCCTGCTATTCACCGGGAGGGCTTCATGGTTCCGGATACCGGGAGGGTGTTTGCGTCGCAGGGCGCGGTTTCGCTCAGCGTCCGTAGATGTCCTCGACGCGGATGATGTCGTCCTCGCCGGTGTAGGAGCCGACCTGCACCTCGATCAGCTCCAGCGGGATCTTCCCCGGATTGGCCAGCCGGTGCATCGACCCGATCGGCAGATAGACCGCTTCGTTCTCGTGGACCAGAACCACCCGCTCGTCGATCGTCACCTCGGCGGTGCCGCGCACCACCACCCAGTGCTCCGCCCGGTGGTAGTGCTTCTGCAGCGACAGGCGGCCGCCCGGCACAACCTGGATTCGCTTCACCTGGAACCGCTCGCCGATGTCGATCCGCTGGTACCAGCCCCACGGCCGGTACATCCGCAAATGCGCGTCCGCCTCCGGCTCACCTTTCGCCCGCAGCGCGGCCACCAGCTCCTTCACCTGCCCCGAGCGCGCCTTCGAGGCCACCAGCACCGCGTCGGGCGTGGACACCACCACCACGTCCTCCAGGCCGACCACGGCGGTCACGCCATCGCCCTGACTGTGGACCAGGCTGTTCTTCGTATCGATCAGCGACACCCGGCCCCGCACCGCGTTGCCCGCCTCATCGTGGTCCAGTACCTGCCAGACCGCGTCCCAGGTGCCGACATCCGACCACGGGAACGATACCGGCAGCACGCCGGCCTGGGCGGTCCGCTCCATCACCGCGTAGTCGATCGAGATTTTGGGGGCCTGGGCGAAGGCCGCCGCATCGAGGCGCACGAAGTCGAGGTCGGTCACCGCGGCCTCCAGGGCCGCGCGCGCGGCCGCGAGCACGTCCGGCACGAATGCCTCCAGCTCGGCCAGCATCAGGTCGGCGCGGAAGAGGAAGTAGCCGGAGTTCCACAGCGCCCCCTCCGCAATCAGCGCCTCGGCGCCTTTCCGGTCGGGCTTCTCGACGAAGCGGGCGACGCGGGCGGCGTCGGGCGCCTCCGCGATCGGCTCTCCGCGTCGGATGTAGCCGTAATCGGTGGCGGGGCGGTCCGGCTCGATGCCCAGCGTCATGGTGTAGCCCGCCTGCGCGCCGGCGGCCGCGCGCCTTACGGCGTCCACGAAGGCGGCCGTGTCGGGCACGACGTGGTCGGCGGCCATGATCAGCACGACCGCCTGCGGGTCGGTGGCCGCCGCGTGCAGCGCCGCCACTGCCACCGCCGCGGCCGAGTCGCGCCCCTGCGGCTCGAGCAGGATGTCGGCGGCCAGTCCGAGCTGATCGCGCTGCTCGGCGACGATGAACCGAGCCTCGGCCGAAGCGATCACGGTCGCCTTCGCGAACACGGCCGCGTCCGACACCCGCGCGAGGGTCGCCTGGAACGTCGAGCGCTCCGCCTCCACCAGCCGGGCGAACTGCTTGGGCATGCTCTCCCGCGAGGCCGGCCACAGCCGCGTCCCCGTCCCGCCGCACAGGATCATCGGATGGATGGCAGCAGAGGCCCGGGACATGGTGACGTCTCCCGATAGGGTCGGCGGGTGGCCCACATGGCCGGGCCCCGGGCCGCTTCGTAAAGCTTCGGCTCGCCATCGGCGACCGTTTTCCGGATGTGGCCTTAACGTCGGACCTGGGACGGAACAATCCTGCGCGGATTGTCCGCGTCCGGCCGGGCTGGCCCGGCGCCGGCGGATCGTTATCTGTGCGTCTGCATGACCTCGTCCGCCCCAACCGACCCGAACGCCGCCCGGACACCCCGCCGGATGCCATCCGTCGAGCGCTTGGTCGGCGGGGCGCCGGCGTCCGAACTGGAGGCCTATGGGCGGACAGCCTTCACCGACGCGATCCGGGCCGTGCTGGCCGGCCTCCGCGGCGAGGGTGGCCCGGTGCCGGAGGCGCCGGAGATCCGGGCTGCCGCGTGCGCGCGCCTCGCCGCCGAGAGACGCCCCTCCCTGCGGCCCGTGTTCAACCTCACCGGGACCGTGCTCCACACCAATCTGGGTCGCGCCCTGCTGCCGCGCTCGGCCGCCGAGGCGGTGGCCGCCGTGATGGTGCAGGCGAGCAACCTGGAATTCGATCTCGGAACCGGGGCCCGGGGCGAGCGGGACGACCACGTCGAGGGCCTGATCTGCCGCCTCACTGGTGCCGAAGCCGCGGTGGTGGTGAACAACAACGCGGCCGCGGTCCTGCTGGTGCTGAACGCGCTCGCCATGCGCAAGGAGGTGGTGGTCTCGCGCGGAGAACTCGTAGAGATCGGAGGCTCCTTCCGGGTGCCGGACGTCATGATCCGCGCCGGATGTCGTCTCCGCGAGGTCGGCACCACGAACCGCACGCATCTGGGCGATTACGCGGACGCGATCGGCCCGCGCACCGGCTTGGTGATGAAGGTGCATCCGAGCAATTACGCGATCGCGGGCTTCACCGCCGCCGCCGACCCGGCCGCCCTGTACGCCCTCTGCCGCGAGCGCGGCGTGCCGCTTGCCGACGATCTCGGCAGCGGCAGCCTCGTCGATCTCGCGGCCTACGGCCTTCCGCCCGAGCCCACCGTGCGGGCGGCCCTGGCGCGGGCCGACGTGGTGACGTTCAGCGGCGACAAGCTCCTCGGTGCGGTCCAATGCGGCATCGTGGCCGGCCGGAAGGATCTGATCGCCCGCGTGCGCAAGAACCCGCTGAAGCGGGCCTTGCGCGTCGACAAGATGACCTACGCGGCCCTTGAAGCCGTGCTGCGCCTCTATTTGCACCCTGAGCGGTTGCGAGCAGAGCTGCCGACCCTGCGGCTGCTGACCCGCGACCGTGCGGCGATCGCCGAGCAGGCGGAGCGGCTCGCGCCCGCGGTGGCGCAGCGGCTCGCCGGCAGCGCGACAGTTACGGTGGCAGCCTGCATCAGCCAGATCGGCTCCGGTGCCCTGCCGGTCGAGACGCTGCCCAGCGCCGCCCTGGTTCTCCATCCGGTTCCGGGGGACGGACCGGGCCGGCGCGGCGCCGGCGGTCGATGCATGCGACTGGCCGAGCGCCTGCGCGGGCTGCCGATGCCGGTGATCGGCCGGATCAGCGACGACACGATCGTCCTCGATCTCCGGACCCTCGAGGACGAGACCGGCCTCCTCGACACCCTCGCGGCGCTCGCATCGTCAAAATAGTGAGTCACGATCCTAGCCGGGTTGTTAGGAAATCGTGACGCTCGGCCGGACCTTGTGCGCCGGCTTCGCGTGTTATGGTATCATGACAGACCCGCGGTCGCGGTCGAGAGTGGCGGTGCCTGGACCGCGATGGGCGAACGATATGGCGTACACTGCCGACACGTTAGAGGCGGAGCGAGAGTCGGACCCGCTCCTTCTGGATAACCAGCTTTGCTACGCGCTCTATGCGGCCGCGCACCGGATGACCAAGTCCTACCGCCCGTTCCTGGAGCGGCTCGGCTTGACCTATCCGCAATACCTCGTCCTCCTGGTCCTGTGGGAGCAGGACGGCGTCACGGTCTCCGAGATCGGCCGGCGGCTGCGGCTCGATTCCGGCACCCTGACGCCGGTGCTGAAGCGGCTGGAGAGCGCGGGCTTCCTGCTTCGCACCCGCCGGCAGTCCGACGAGCGCGAGGTCGAGATCGCGCTGACGCCCAAGGGCTCGGCGCTGCGCTCCGAGGCCGTATCCGTCCGCGAGAGCGTGATGTGCCAGCTCGAACTCAGCGAGCCGGAGATCCGCGCCCTGCGCAAGGACCTCAGCCTCGTCATCGACCGCCTGAGCGTGGGCGAGTGACGGCTCCGCGCGGCGGCCTCGCAGCCGCCCATTATCGCCGCAGGCGATTGCCCAGGACGAAGCCGTAAAGCCCCATCAGGATGATGCCGACCGCGCCCTCGAGGCCGACCAGCAGGTTGGTGACGCGGCCGGTGGGCTTCAGACCGATCTCCGGCGGGTTCGCGGTCATCATGTTGAGCGCGCTGTAGCTCAGGAGATCGAGGGGATTGTAGGTCGGGCCCGCCTCCGGCCCGTCCAGGATGAACAGGCCGCCGGTCAGCCCGTAGAGGCCCGCGAACACGACGATCAGCAGGGCGAAGGCCCGGGCGATGCGCGACAGGCTCTCGCCGTAATCGCACAGCCACTCCACGAAGCGGTCGGCGGTCCAGCGATAGCCGTGCCTCAGAACGCCGTTCCAGTCCCGCTCGGTCCAGGCGGCAAGCGCCTGCCGCCCGGCATGGAAACGGCCCATCCGGCGGCCTCGCTTGTAGGCCCAGCTCGCCGCGTCGTGGTTGCCGATGCTCTTCCAGTTCTGCTCCAGGGCCAGATAGCTCGCTTGTGCGGCTTCATAGGTGCCGGCCAGCTCCTCGCCGACCGAACCGCCGAGCTGCTCGACGCTCATCCGCGTGCCGTTCAGCCACGCGCCGGAGAAGCGGGCGTGCCGGAGGCTGCAGGTCGCGAGATTCAAGCGCACCAGATCGGTATCGGACAGATCAGCGCCCGACAGATCGGCCCCGTCGAGCTTCGCCCCGGTAAAGTTCGCCCCCCGCAACCGCGAGCCCGTCAAGCTCGCCTTCGTCAGGCTGGCGCCGGTGAAATCCGCGTGGGTGAGGTTGGCGTCCGCGAGCTTGGCCTCGTCCAGGCGGGCCTCGCGGAACACCGTGTCGTCGGCGTCCGCCCCGGAAAAATTCGCGCCCCAGAGATCGGCGCCCGCGAAATCCGCCCCGTCGAGGAGCGCGCCGGACAGGTCGGCGAAACGCATCGCGGCCTGACCGAAGCGGGCATCCTCCAGCATGGCGCCGACGAACTTCACTTGGCCCGCGACGGTCCCGGTGAAATCAGCGCCCGACAGGTCCGCCTCGGAGAGGTCGGCCTCCTCCAGAATCGCGCCCGTGAAGCGGGTCGAGCGCCCGACCGCGCCGCCGAGCTTGGCCCGGCGCAGGTTGGCGCCGGTGAGGTCGGCCTCCTCCATTCGGGCTCCGGAGAGATCGGCCTCGGCGAGCGGAAGGCCGCCGGACTCGGGATCGGCGGCGCCCGCCTCCGAGGCCAGCACATCCGGACACGCCTGCAGAAGCGAGAGATCTTGCCCCGGCGCCTGCAGGGGCGTCCCGCTCGCGATCCGATCCAGGAGGTCGAGCAGACGCGGATCCGCAAGGGCGTCTGGTCGCGCGTCGGGTGGGGTCGCTTGGTCCATGATCGTTCCTTGCCGGAAGGAGCGACCGCGCGCCAGACGCTCCTCTCAGCCTAAGCCGGCCGCTGCGGTCACCCGGACGGTGATCGCCTTGGCGGCGGGCGTCTTGGACTGCTCGTCATAGTGCCAGAGCGGCAGCAGGACGTTCAACTCAGGGTAGTAGCCGCCGCAATTCCCTTCCGGGATGTCGTAGGCCACGACCCGAAGCCCACCGACACGCCGCGGAACCGAGTCGTCGGCCTCGGTCTCCACGTCGACGCCGCCACCGTCCTTCAGTCCAAGCCGGGCGATGTCCTGCCGGTTCATGAACAGCACCGAGCGGGTGCCCTTCACGCCGCGGAAGCGGTCGTCGTAGCCATAGACCGTGGTGTTGAACTGGTCGTTCGACCGGAGGGTGATCAGGTCGAGCACGTCTGGGCCGCGGGCCGGCAGGTCCGGGTCGGCCTCCAGGCCGGCCGGCACGGCGAAGTTCGCCTTACCGTTCTCCGTTTCCCACTTCCGGTCGCGGGCGCCCAGGGGCTTGGTCAGGCCGCCGGGCTGGAACATCCGACCGTTCAGGTCCTGGAACACCTTGGGGTACGTGGCCTCGATCGCCGCACGCACCCGGCCGTAATCGCCGACCCAGGAATCCCAGTCGACGCGCGGATTCGGCGGCAGGGTCGCCTTGGCGATCTCCGCCACGATCCAGGGCTCCGAGCGCACGTGCGGTCCGACCGGGTCTGACACACCCCGGGAGCCGTGAAAGCGCGCAGTCGAATCCTCCATCGAGACCGCCTGCGGGCCGCTCGCCTGCCGGTCGATCTCGATGCGGCCGAGGCAGGGCAGGATGTAGGCCACCGCCCCGTTCACGAGATGCGAGCGGTTGAGCTTGGTCGAGATCTGGACGGTCAGCCGCTGCCGGAGCCAAGCCGGCTCCATACGGCCGGTATCGGGGACCGCGCGCAGGAAGTTGCCGCCCAGCCCGATGAAGGCCTGCACGCTGCCGTCGAGGATGCCCTCGCAGGTCTCGACGGTGTTGAGCCCCTTCTCCCGCGGCGGCTCGAAATCGTAGAGCTCCTTGAGCTTGTCGAGGGGTGCCAGTTCCGGTTTCTCGGTGATGCCGACCGTGCGCTGACCCTGCACGTTGGAATGGCCGCGCACGGGGCAGATCCCGGCTCCGGGTTTCCCGATATTTCCG from Methylobacterium sp. PvR107 encodes:
- a CDS encoding mannose-1-phosphate guanylyltransferase/mannose-6-phosphate isomerase, giving the protein MSRASAAIHPMILCGGTGTRLWPASRESMPKQFARLVEAERSTFQATLARVSDAAVFAKATVIASAEARFIVAEQRDQLGLAADILLEPQGRDSAAAVAVAALHAAATDPQAVVLIMAADHVVPDTAAFVDAVRRAAAGAQAGYTMTLGIEPDRPATDYGYIRRGEPIAEAPDAARVARFVEKPDRKGAEALIAEGALWNSGYFLFRADLMLAELEAFVPDVLAAARAALEAAVTDLDFVRLDAAAFAQAPKISIDYAVMERTAQAGVLPVSFPWSDVGTWDAVWQVLDHDEAGNAVRGRVSLIDTKNSLVHSQGDGVTAVVGLEDVVVVSTPDAVLVASKARSGQVKELVAALRAKGEPEADAHLRMYRPWGWYQRIDIGERFQVKRIQVVPGGRLSLQKHYHRAEHWVVVRGTAEVTIDERVVLVHENEAVYLPIGSMHRLANPGKIPLELIEVQVGSYTGEDDIIRVEDIYGR
- a CDS encoding SDR family oxidoreductase, which codes for MKHKPLREQVIVITGASSGIGLATARMAAERGARVVMAARSGDALARIRAEIEGIGGKAIDVVADVGRRADVQAVADRAEATFGGFDTWVNVAGGSIYGRLREISDADHQRLIQTNFWGTVYGSLVATEHLRQHGGALINVGSIASDLAFPFQGMYAASKHAVKGFTDALRMELMYEKAPVSVTLIKPASIDTPLPQRARNYMDREPSLPPPIYPPDEVANAILHAAVHPQRDIFVGGAGKVFTAGKEFAPGAYDNLAPAIIALQKRASAPRNPDGALHAPVPAGEMRGDPPLPVMRTSAYTRATLHPLAAVAGLVGIGAATAFAVLKTAPGRRRPL
- a CDS encoding MarR family winged helix-turn-helix transcriptional regulator; the encoded protein is MAYTADTLEAERESDPLLLDNQLCYALYAAAHRMTKSYRPFLERLGLTYPQYLVLLVLWEQDGVTVSEIGRRLRLDSGTLTPVLKRLESAGFLLRTRRQSDEREVEIALTPKGSALRSEAVSVRESVMCQLELSEPEIRALRKDLSLVIDRLSVGE
- the selA gene encoding L-seryl-tRNA(Sec) selenium transferase produces the protein MPSVERLVGGAPASELEAYGRTAFTDAIRAVLAGLRGEGGPVPEAPEIRAAACARLAAERRPSLRPVFNLTGTVLHTNLGRALLPRSAAEAVAAVMVQASNLEFDLGTGARGERDDHVEGLICRLTGAEAAVVVNNNAAAVLLVLNALAMRKEVVVSRGELVEIGGSFRVPDVMIRAGCRLREVGTTNRTHLGDYADAIGPRTGLVMKVHPSNYAIAGFTAAADPAALYALCRERGVPLADDLGSGSLVDLAAYGLPPEPTVRAALARADVVTFSGDKLLGAVQCGIVAGRKDLIARVRKNPLKRALRVDKMTYAALEAVLRLYLHPERLRAELPTLRLLTRDRAAIAEQAERLAPAVAQRLAGSATVTVAACISQIGSGALPVETLPSAALVLHPVPGDGPGRRGAGGRCMRLAERLRGLPMPVIGRISDDTIVLDLRTLEDETGLLDTLAALASSK
- a CDS encoding alpha/beta fold hydrolase is translated as MDTLPAPGGPAPDVQRDPRIVPRRIIQLSEDRTVAYAETGRGPDLVAIHGTLMCLEDMWLGPVPALAEHFRVIAVDRPGHGFSLRPRGRAADLWDQAARIRDAVQRLDVHRPVIVGHSFGAAVALAYGMLHPEEISGVVALAPICFPEPRLEHVLFGPRALPFGGDLLSKLLSAGSDRALLPLLWNAIFFPKPIPDTFARQFPFDLAARPAQITADGEDAGWLWPALTRSVLSYPTAHAPVRFVCGSADLVVNTFIHGRRAARLIPSATFDLLPGAGHMLHHFHADSVMRAALSLRPAT
- a CDS encoding pentapeptide repeat-containing protein produces the protein MDQATPPDARPDALADPRLLDLLDRIASGTPLQAPGQDLSLLQACPDVLASEAGAADPESGGLPLAEADLSGARMEEADLTGANLRRAKLGGAVGRSTRFTGAILEEADLSEADLSGADFTGTVAGQVKFVGAMLEDARFGQAAMRFADLSGALLDGADFAGADLWGANFSGADADDTVFREARLDEAKLADANLTHADFTGASLTKASLTGSRLRGANFTGAKLDGADLSGADLSDTDLVRLNLATCSLRHARFSGAWLNGTRMSVEQLGGSVGEELAGTYEAAQASYLALEQNWKSIGNHDAASWAYKRGRRMGRFHAGRQALAAWTERDWNGVLRHGYRWTADRFVEWLCDYGESLSRIARAFALLIVVFAGLYGLTGGLFILDGPEAGPTYNPLDLLSYSALNMMTANPPEIGLKPTGRVTNLLVGLEGAVGIILMGLYGFVLGNRLRR